Genomic window (Aquimarina sp. BL5):
AGGGAAATTGACGAAAACGGAACGGTGTACGGTGGTCCGATGTATTATTTGAGTAAAGGTCTGAAAGAAAAAGGATTAACTACATTAGGAAAAGTGTTAGCTGTGATTTTTGCAATTATGTGTGTAGGTGGATCCTTTGGAGGTGGCAATATGTTTCAGGCTAATCAGGCATTTAAATTATTTGAACATGTAACCGGTGCTGAAAATAGTTTTATCTATGGAAAAGGATGGCTGTTTGGATTAATAATGGCAATTTTTGTGGGGATAGTAATCATAGGTGGTATTAAAAAAATAGCTAAAGTTACCGATAAAATTGTGCCTTCTATGGTAGTGGTGTATATATTGGCAGTTATTACGGTAATAGCTATTAATTATAAAGTAATTCCTGATGCGATTTATGCTATTATAAATGGGGCTTTTAGTGCAGAAGGAATAACGGGGGGAATGATTGGAGTTATGATTCAGGGATTTAGAAGAGCAGCTTTTTCTAATGAAGCCGGAATTGGATCAGCTTCCATTGCACATTCAGCTGTTAAAACCAAATACGCAGCAAGCGAAGGGTTAGTGGCATTGCTAGAGCCTTTTATTGATACAGTAGTGATTTGTACAATGACAGCTATTGTATTGATTATTACAGGGCAAATTCAGGTAGGAACAGAAATTTCTGATGAACAAGGAGTGTTGCTAACTGCCAGTGCATTAGAAAGTGGTATCTCGTGGTTTCCGTATATCTTAAGCTTAGCAGTGATTCTTTTTGCTTTTTCATCTATGATTTCCTGGTCATATTATGGGTATCAAGCTTGGTCCTATTTATTCGGAAGGAAAAAATATGTGGAGTATATCTACAAAAGTATCTTCTGTATCTGTGTAATTATTGGTTCTGCAGCAAGTTTAACGGCAGTAACTGATTTTTCTGATGCCATGATCTTTTCGATGTTAGTTCCTAATATGATAGGGTTGTTTTTAATGGCTCCTAGAGTAGCTAAAGAACTTAAGAAGTATAAACAAGCTATCTCTATGAATAAAATTTTATGAAATAGTTATTTTGCAGTTTTTGGCATAAGATTTGATATTATTTAAGTGTATAGAATTTATCAAAATCTTGTGTGAGGACATTGGTTCAAAGAACTAAAGATAGTACGGGAAAAAAGATAAGAAAAACGCTCGAGTATAACTCCGAGCGTTTTTTTATGAATATCGATTAAGACTGAATTTCTTTTCCTATTTTTAGGTGTAATTATAAGAAGTATGGAGAGAATATATGAATACCTGGAGATCGCTATCGATAAGATTGTGTTTTTTGCACCCAGGATTATTGGAGCCGCATTAGTATTTTGGATAGGATTCAAAATTATTAAGAGAATACTTAAGTGGATAGAAGCGGCATTGAAACGCATGAATATATCAGATACGATGCGACCGTTTCTTTCTTCAATTATATCTGTATTATTAAAAATAGCCATTCTTTTTATTGTCATTTCTATTTTGGGTGCCGACCTATCCGGTTTCGTAGCGATTTTGGCGGCGATTAGTTTTGCCGTAGGACTTTCGCTCCAGGGAAGTTTAGGTAATTTTGCATCAGGTATATTGATTATGTTTCTAAAACCATATCAATTAGAAGATTGGATAGAAGTAGATGAAAAATTTGGGAAAGTAAAGGAGATTGGAATTTTTAACACTACTGTGAAAACACCTGGAAGTAAGGTGCTGATTATTCCCAATTCTAAAATCACAGATGATGTGGTAACAAATTATTCCAGAGAAGGGGTTATACGATTGGAAATTATTGTAACCATGCCCTATAGTGAAGATTTTCCTAAAGTGAAAAAGATTATAGAAGATACATTAAAGCCCATAGAGAAAATACTAGATACTCCTATTCCTGAGATAGGGATAGAAAATTTTGATTCGCATAGCGTATTAATCGCAGTAAGGCCTTATGTAAAACCTGATGATTTTTGGGAAGTGACCTTTGTTGCACATCAGGAGATCAAAAGAGCCTTCAGTGAACATAATATCAAAGTAGCATACTCAGAAGGTGTAGAGTTAGGAAGTATTGGAGTTTAATTTAAATTCAGAACTTTTTATAGCCAATAAAACAAGTGGCATTTTTTTTGTGGCTTTCTAGTTTTATAAAAACATTATAACGTGAAATCCTATTCTATTAAAACTATTATGTTTTGTCTGTTCTTGTACTCAGGTGCAATTATGTATGGTCAAAGCAGATTAAAACTAAAAAAAGGAGAAGTAATTGATTCTCTTACTGTACCTTCTAGTGAAGGAAGTTATTATAGTATATACCTACCCAAAACTTTTGATCTTACTAAAAGTTGGCCAATACTTTTCGGATTTGATTCCAATAACAGTACCAATGCTATAACGAATCTTTTTAGTAAGGCTGCGGAGGAATTAGGGTATGTAATAGTAGTAACCAATTTTTCTAAGAAATCAAGTATTAACGATAAGTCAAAATATGTTGCCTTTTTTATGGAACATATTTTTAGTCTTTTCCCAATTCAAAAAAGAAGAGTTTATGTCGTAGGGGTGGGTAATGATGGGCCTTTAAATAGTTTGTTGCCGCTCGTGTATAAAGAATTTAATGGTGTAATAGCAGTAGGAAATAGTTGTTACTATAATGAATCTATACAAGCGCGAAGGGATTTTTCTTATATCGGAATGGTAGGTGATAAAAATTTTAGGTATCAAGATTTTTTCAACACGAAAAAGTACTTAAGAAGACGAGCGATAATTTCTGATATTTATACGTATCGGGGAAATGAAGAACTTCCTTCAGAAGATTTAATGGTAAAAGCATTGATCTCTTTTACATTACAGGATATGTTAAAAGGTAAAATACAAACAGATTCTATTTGGGTTAAGGATATTTTTAAAAAGGACTTTGAAGAGATAGCTTTATTGAAAACACAAGGTAAATATCTAAAAGCCTATGATGAGTTAACCAGAATGAGAAATAAATACCGTTTATTTTTTGATGTTGATCAACTTAAAGAAGAACAAAAGGTAATAAGAAAGATCGATAGCTACAAAAAGGAGAAAAGACTTAGGTCTAAATATTATAATAAAGAAAAATTATTACGAGAGACATTTATTTTCTCATTAGAAGAAGATATAGAATTTAATCAATATGACAACCTAGGTTGGTGGCAGTATAAAATGAGCGAACTTGATAAACTAGGAAAAAGCAAGGAAAAGTATGCAAGTAATATGGTGTTAAGAACAAAAGATTTCCTAAAGTACGTACTAATAGATTATAAAAAGAATACAGTTAAAGAAAAAAATGTGCTAGACAGAAAAATATTTGTAAATATCTTAAGTACTATAGTTGATAAAAACGATTTTGAATCCTATCGAAAAATTATTTCCCTAAGCGCTATAGATCAAGATAATGCAACTGCACTTTTTTATTTAGAAAAAATGCTTCAGAATGGATATAAAGAACTAGAATCGCTTTATAACATAGAAGGAACCCTAGCACTGAGGATATCTAAAGAATATAATAATGTCATCAAAAAGTACTTGAAAACTTCAAAATATTTCATGGTTGACTAATTATTTAATGACAGAATTGTGTATTTAGTCGATATTAATAAACACTTAATCGTTGTTTTGTTAATAACTTTTTAATTGATTACGGTTTTCGTTTGAAAATTAACATATCTTTATAACACGTAAAATATATATAATGTGTATTGTACAAATTAACATATCAAGAAATATGACGATATGGATTTGAAATTTTAATTTGGAATGCACATTGGGATAAATTAAGTGTGAGGACATTAGTCTAAAGACCCCAAATCTAAAAACTAAAGAGAGTACATAATTTGCCCGATAACAGAAAGCGACCTTTGTATAAGGTTGCTTTTCTTTTTTTATGCCTTTTGTTATTATGTTAGATAACCTAAGTTCGATATAAGGACAGGGCTCGAAAAGCAGTCAAATTGAATGGTTTTTCATAGTGAAACGAAGAAAAATTAGCTTGCTAACCTTTGGAGAGTATCGAAATTAGGCTTTTGATCGAAAATTTACTTGTCATCGATAGTTCTGCTGAGCCTGTCGAAGTATAATTTGCTTGAGGCGGATCACTCTTACTGACGTAAATATTCTTATGTAGAACTCAGGTTTAATAAGGAAATTTGTAAAGAAAACTAAGGTAGTAACCTCTTTCCGGATGTTGTAAAAAGTGAAAAAATAGAGGTTTTTGTGTATTTTGTCGAATATTTATGTTTTTTATCGCTATTTTTTTTTGTATTAACAATTTTTTTACAATATATTTACATTAACTTAAAAATACTATGATGTATGTCCAGAATTAACATTTTAAACTGTATGACGGTACGGATTTAAAATTTTAGTTTGGAATACGTCAGGGTCTATTAGGTGTGAGGACATTAGTCTGAAAGACCCCAAATCTGGAAGCTAAAGAGAGTACGTAATTTGCCCTAAAATTGATGAAAGCGTTCTGTAAAAAGAGCGCTTTTATATTTTCCACCAGTTTCTTGTTTATTTCGAAATTACTAAATGAGGAACTTCTTCTAATTTCCAGTCAATTACAAGTCCCCCAGCTAATGATCTAGCAATTTCTGCTCCATAGAGATGTTCACATAAATATAAGGCTGCTTCAAAACTTTTTGCGCCACCAGCAGAAGTAATGTATTTTCCGTCATGAACGAATAAAACATCTTTTCTAATATCTAGATCCGGAAATGTTTCACGCATTTTATCTATATCACTCGGAAAGGTCGTAGAAACCACATTATTTAGTATTCCGGCTTTAGCTAATACAAAAGCCCCATCACAATGTGAGGTCATATAGGTAGCGGTTTGATCTACTTTTTTTACAAAATCAATCATGGCTGTATCTTCTAAGTCACTATCTAGATGGTGTTCTGCAGAGGGTACAACCAGAATATCAATTTTTGGCAAAGAATCTTTTAAATAATTATAATCAGGTATGATCTTCACACCTTCAAAAGTTGTAATAGGAGCATCAGTATTTGCTACCGTAAAAACATTCATTTGCTTAATGTTTTTACGATACTGTGTATGCTGAAAAATATCAAAAGGTGCAGTAAACTCTGTGTTATAGGTACCATCCATTATAAGGAAAGCTACATTATAACGGTTAGGTTCTAGTTTAGGGAAAGTCTTTTTGGTTTCGACTGTTTCAATTGGTTTTTCTTGATTTTTTTCTTGACAACCAATAATTATTATAGATAGAATAATGTATAATATATGTTTCATAATAGTGTTTCTTAAACATGTTTTAGTGTATGCTTAGTATCTTCTCTATTTACTTTAAGTTTTACAATAAACAACAAAAATGTCCCAATTACTGCGATTCCAGCCATTAATAACCAGGTATTATTGTAACCATATTGATTAATAAATTGCATTCCTGAGTTATGTCCGAATATATGAGCTAGAGAAAAAGACATACTATACATGCCCATATAAGCGCCTTGTCTTCCTCTCTTAGATCTATCCAAGGCGAATGCATTTCCGAAAGGAAATGAAATCATTTCTCCTACTGTGGCTATGATCATACCAATAACTACGATGCCTACCCAGGGACTAACTAAGAGTAATATAAAACTAATCCCAGTAAGAATAAATCCGCTAATTACACTACCAATTTTGGAAAATGAAGTAGACTCTAGATATGCGATTAAAGGCATTTCGAAAATAAAAATTAGAGTTCCATTTAATGCCAGAATCAGACCTATATTTCTTTCAGATAAAAAGTGTACTTCTTTATAATATAAAGGAATCGTGGAGAAGTACTGCACAAATATGAATCCGAATAAAGTTAATGCCACAAGAAAAAGAATATAAACACCATCGCTGTGAGCAGGAGTGGGGTTGTCTACTACAACTTCTTTATCTAATATTCTAGCTTTTTTAGGATGTAATGTTTTAATCATAATAAAACCGGCAATAATACAGGTAATCCCATCTATCCAAAATAATCCAGAATAACCTACAGTAGCAATTATTATACCTCCTAAAGCCGGACCCATGGAGAATCCTAGGTTTATGGCTAATCTTATAAAAGTTAACGATCGTGTTTTGTTTTCAGGTTTGCTATAAGCACTTAATGCAACGAAAAATGCCGGACGCGCAGCATCTGCGATCGCGATAAGAACAAAAAAACTGATGCAGATACTCCAGAAACTGGAAAAATATTGCACGATAAAAAATGAAATACCTGTTAATATGAGGGATCCTAAAATTACTTTATAGTACCCAATTTGATCACTTAATTTACCACCAATCCAAGCACCTAATAAAGAACCTAAACCATAACTTGTCATTACCCATCCTATCTGACCAAATGAAAAGCATAAATCATCAGAGAGATATAATGATAAAAAAGGAATTACCATAGCACCCATCCTATTAATTAATGTGATAAGTGCTAACCACCAAACTTCTTTTGATAAACCAGAAAAAGTATCTATATAATTTAGTAAAAGTTTCTTCAATATATTGATGGTTGGTTTATTAATAACCGGTAAAAGTAACTTTTTGTCGAAAAACTAGATACAAATTTAGAGAATATTAACGTGTTTATTATTAATGGTTTGTATTTTTGCAAAAAATAGGGGACAGTGTACAGATTATCTTTTTTACTATTGCTATTCTTTAGTCATATAGGGGCTCAGGATTCTACAACCATTAAAAAAATATTGGCATTTCAGGAAGAGCTTAATAAAGAGTTTGCTTCTGAAGAGAAATCGCCGTTGACACCAAAAGATTTTAAAACATTCAAGGAGTTGGACTTTTTTGATATTGATACTTCATATAGTGTTTTGGCTAAGTTTATCCGCACGCCATATGAGACTCCTTTTATAATGAAAACTACTACTAATAGAGAGCCTATATATGTAAAATATGGCGAAGCTCATTTCGTACTCCAGGAGAAAAAATGGATATTGAATATATATCAAAGTCAAGGGTTAAAAACGCAACCTGAATATGAGGATTATCTTTTTCTTCCTTTTACCGATTTAAGTAACGGAGAAACCAGTTACGGAGGAGGACGTTTTATAGATCTTAAAATCCCAGAAGATGATATAATTCTTATAGATTTTAATACGGCATATAATCCATATTGCGCTTATAGTGCTAGGTATTCTTGCCCCATTCCTCCAGAAGAAAATCATTTAGAGTTGGAGATTCCTGTAGGTGTCAAAAAATATAATAAACACGAAGCAAACAAATAAAAAAAAAGCGCTCTGAAAACTTCAGAGCGCTTTTAGCATAAACAAACAATATATTAAACTATAATTAATATATTAAAACTTATAGATGGCACCTAGTACAAAAGATGAAAGGCTTTTTTTGAAGTCTCCATCATTATCCGGGAATGTGTCTTCCGATGCAGAATCTAACCTTAACTCAGGTTTAAGTGTAAGATTTCCAATATCGTAACTTCCCGTCAAGGTCGCAGCAATAACACTACCATCTGAATCAGCATCTGTTACTAAAGCTCCGGCACCATCTTCAAATTCAGCAAAATACTCTCCTCTCAATCCTAAAGTGAATTTTTCATCAACCTTAAATTGTGGGTATAATGCTACTCCATAAAATCCGGAAGCATCAGCATCACCTTGATCTTCTGTGGTTAAATATGTTGCATTAACTCCTAAATAAAATTTTTCTGCAAGATCCCAACCTGTAGTTAAATCAGCTTGAAATGTAGGTCCTACTTCTCCCGGTTCTCCTTCGTTTCCGTATCTGAAGTTAAGATAAGCACTACCGTTATCAGCAGAATATCCTATCTGAGCTCCAAAAATATACGTGTCGAATGGATTATTTTCTGTATAATCTGTTGGATTCATAACTGCTACCATTGCAGACCAGTTATCGTTAATTGCAAAATCAGCCTTCAGTCCTGTATGAGAGAAAGGTCCATAAGAGAACATATAAGAAGTAGAATAGTTAAAGTTTCCTGTTGGAGAGATTACTTCATATCCAAGATATGTATTGAAGTTACCAAAAGTAAGTTTGAAATTTTCAGTTACATTCCAGTATGCATATAATTGGTTAATAATATTAGCAGTTGCATCACCAGTTCTGTTCCCAGCAGCATCAAAAACTCCTGAATTAAAAGTTGCATCTGTACCTCTTTGACCATATACGAGATCCGCTACAAATCCTACTTTTTCTCCTTCATAGCCGAGAATCACATTTGCCATACCTAAAGCAAATCCAGATTGATTAGCGAAAGAAGTCGTAGGTGCTGTAGAATTGTCATTTTGTGCTCCAAAATTATATCTAAAATATCCATCTACAGATCCATTAATAGAAAAATTATCGAACCATTTTTTTTCTTCTTCCTCTTGGGCGATTGACGTAAAGCTAATTAGCGCTAAAGAAAAAAGACATGCTTTCTTAAAAAGTTTTGTTACGGTTTTTGTTTTCATAATAAACATTAATTGGTATTAATTTGTTTTTAATTGGAGCTGTAAAACTATGTTAAAACATTTTTACCCCAATAAAAAAAAGGGTTTGAAGTATTATTTTTATGTATTTTTAATTTTATACCCCATAAAAATTAGACATTAATGTTTATTTAGTTGTTTTTTGAGAATTTGAAAGTGCTTTTTTGATACTTTACAGGTTTTAGATATAATAAGTATGTAAAAAGTGTAAAGTATTGTTAGAGAAAAGTAGCTTATTACGTTAAAAATTTCAAAAAAAAAGCTTGCTCATATAGAGCAAGCTTTTTAATAGATATAATTTCAACCTAGTTCACAGCCTGATTACCGTGCTCTCCAGTTCGTATTCTAAAGGTATTCTGTACATCAGACACAAAAATTTTACCATCCCCAACTTCTCCTGTCTTAGCTGCGTCAATAATTGCTTGTACTGTTTTTTCTTCGAATTCATCAGATACGACTATAGAAAGATATCTACGTTGTATATCGGATGTACTGTAGCTAATTCCTCTGTATACCTGTCCTTTTTTTTCATTGCCTACACCTGTAACGTCCCAATATGTAAAGAAGTTTACTTCTATTTCATGCAATGCATCTTTAACTGCTTTAAATCTTGATTTACGTATAATAGCTTCTATTTTTTTCATTTAATGTTGGTTGTTTTAATAGGTTGAAAAAGTTTAATAAAATGAAAGGGTTGTCTAAAAAACAAATATTAATGTCAAAATATTTTAACCTAAATACATAGACGGGTGTTAAGTTTTTAAGTACTTTGATTTTTAAATTGTCTTAGGCAAGCTCGGGTTAATGACTTCTTTTATTTTACAATCCACATTCCTAAAAATACTAAAAGAAATCCTATAATGAAAGAACTAATGGTATAGATACTAAAGCTTACAAAATCACCTGATCGTAAAAGCATGTGGTTTTCATAAGCAAAAGTAGAAAAGGTGGTAAATCCTCCACAAAATCCTGTAGCAAGCAATAAAACAGCATTTTGAGACAAGACATTGTTTTTAAGCGCCAATCCCAGAATAATGCCTATCAGAAAGCTTCCAAGAATATTAGCGGTAAAGGTTCCATAAGGAATTCCGTTAGTATCATTATTTAAATACTTACTGATAAGGAATCTGGCAACGCTACCAGTACCGCCTCCAATAAAGACTAGTATTAACTGTTTCATTTGGAATGTAGTTGTCGACTAGATGAAAAACTAATTTTTTCAACTTTTACTTTATCGGTATATATATTTCTGTGATCCATTCAGCTGGATTGGGTTGCAGACCTGGATCTACTCTATATACTTCAAAAGCAGAAGATGTTTCACTAAGTTCTAAACCATTATCATTAATGTATTTATAACCTGCTTCCCAAGCTTCTTTTAGATTTGCATAATCTCCCTTTAATGTTGTTTTCACCACTTTTTGTTTAGGTAAAAAGTCACAACGTATATTACTATCGGCAGGAGTTATCACTTCATCTCTAACCGGAATTCCGGTTGAATAAATAGCAGTTCCTTGCTCCTCATTAAATTCATTATAAATGGTTAAAGGCATTCCTGTCTGAGGTAGATTATTTTGTCTTACATATGCCATTACTGCAGGTAGCATTTGTGCCATTTTTTGAGAAATATCAGCAATAGGAGATGCAGTAGCACTGTACATATAGTAACCGCCTCTATGCTCTGTTATTCCGTCTACACTTACAGAATGTTCTTTCATTTTTTCGTTTACAAAAATGTCTAGTTTTTCTAGACCCTTTTGATACATTGGTTTGATGCTTTGAGATAAGGTGCTGTCTTGAGTCATCCAGAATGCTTTTTCCATAAAAGATTGTTCCCCTTTAATTCCCCAAGTAACCTTTGTTTTTTTGCCTTCTAATTTCTCGAATTTCCAGTATACATTACTAATACTTTCTCCCATCGGAGTAATGAAAGTGATTTTTTGATCAATACTAGTAAATGGTGCAGCTTTTACTGTCTTCATACTTCCGTCTCCTTGAGTTTCACTTTTCCAGCTATACGAAGCGCCATCACCACTGGTTTGACTTGCATATTCCATGATCATATCATCAGAATCATCCATCCAAGGGCCCCATTTCTCCCAAGTTTTATATTCATTGATTGTGTTAAAAAGTAATTCATCAGGAGCATCAATTACTCTACTTTCTTCTGCTTGATATTTACCATCTGTAATGGTTATATAAACAGCACCACCGATAACAATAATAAGTAAAAGAAAAAATAAATATTTTATAATCTTCATGTTAGTTAGTTTAGATTTTTTCTGTAGCTAATATAGTCAATTTTTGAGATGGTTTTTTAGTTTAAAGATTTTCAAGACTTTGACTATTTAGGTTTTGGAATTTTACAGGATTAAAACGAAATGAAATTCAAAATATAGATTTTTTTTATTTCGTTACATTTGCTGAGAACAATAAACATAAACAAATGAAACTTAATCGTATAATATTTTTTATAGCCATTAGTGCGATGCTAATAGCTTGTAAAAAGGATCCTAGTATACAGGATCAAATTAATCAACAGGAGACAAAACAAGAAATAGTAGAAGAAAAATTCGATTATAATGTAGAGCAGTTTGCGGATATTAAAGTGCTGCGATACCAAATTCCAGGATGGGAAAATCTCTCATTAAAAGAACAAAAGTTAGTATACTATCTTACACAAGCTGGTTTAAGTGGAAGAGATATTATGTGGGATCAAAATTATCGACATAATCTTCAGATTCGTAAGGCGTTAGAAAATGTGTATACTTCATATGCCGGGGATAAAACTAGTAGTGATTGGAAATCTTTTGATACATACCTTAAAAGAGTATGGTTCTCTAATGGGATTCACCACCATTATAGTAATGATAAGATCAAACCAGAATTTACAAAAGATTACTTGGCTACACTTTTAACAGAAACTAAAACTGAGTTATCTGAAGATGCTATCAACATTATGTTTAATGAGGAAGATGCTAAAAAAGTAAACCAGGCGAAAGGTATTGATAACGTAGCGCTGTCCGCAGTTAATTTTTATGGACCTGGCGTAACTAATAAAGATGTTGAGTCTTTTTATAGTAAAATCAAATCTCCTGATCCTAAAAAACCATTATCTTATGGTTTAAATTCTCAACTAGTAAAGGAGAATGGAGAGCTTAAAGAAAGAGTGTACAAATCAGGAGGGTTATATGGTGCAGCAATTGATGAGATTATCAAATGGTTAGAAAAAGCACAAGGCGTTGCAGAAAATGAGGCTCAAGGAAATGCATTGACATTATTAATACAATATTATAAAACAGGTGATCTAAAAACTTGGGATGATTATAATGTAGCTTGGACTAAAGCAACAGAAGGAAATATTGATTACATAAATAGTTTTATAGAAGTATATAATGATCCTCTCGGATATAGAGGGTCTTATGAGACAATCGTGCAGATTAAAGATTTTGATATGTCTAAGAAAATGGCAGTTTTATCAGAAAATGCACAATGGTTTGAAGACAATTCCCCGTTAATGGACGAACACAAAAAAGACAGTGTAGTAGGAGTGACTTATAAAGTTGTTACTGTTGCAGGAGAAGCTGGAGATGCATCTCCAAGTACGCCAATAGGAGTGAATCTTCCGAATGCGAACTGGATAAGAGCAGCTGTAGGATCAAAGTCAGTATCATTAGGTAATATTATTGGAGCTTATAACAATGCAGGAAGTTCTGGTCGTCTTAAAGAATTTGTTCATGATGATGAAGAATACGAATTAGAAAAAAAGTATGGCCAATTAGGAGATAAGTTGCATACAGCTTTACACGAGGTAGTAGGGCATGCATCGGGTCAATTAAACCCTGGAGTAGGAGAAACTAAAGAAACGCTAAAGAATTATGCTTCTACAATGGAAGAAGGGCGTGCAGATTTAGTTGGACTATACTACTTAATGGATCCAAAATTACAAGAATTAGGTTTGGTAGAAGACTGGGAAAAAGTTGGAAAAGCTGCCTATGATGGGTACATCAGAAATGGATTGATGACCCAGTTAATTCGTCTTAACCTTGGTGATGATGTAGAAGAAGCGCATATGCGTAATCGTCAGTGGGTAAGTGCCTGGGCTTTCGAGCAAGGAGAAAAAGACAATGTAATCGAGAAAGTTACCAGAGATGGAAAAACATATTATAATATCAATGATTACACAAAGCTTCGTGAAATCTTTGGTCGTTTATTACGTGAAACGCAGCGTATCAAATCTGAAGGAGATTTTAAAGCTGCTGAAGCATTAGTAGAAGGATATGGAGTGAAAGTTGATCAGGCAATTCACGCAGAAGTTTTAAAAAGGAATGAACAGTTTACATCTGCTCCTTATAGTGGATTTGTAAATCCTGTTTTGGTTCCTGAAACAGATGAGAATGGAGAGATTACTAAAATTAATGTAACACAACCTACAGATTTTGTAACTCAAATGCTAGAATATAGCAAGGCATATGGATTCTTACCTGAAGTGAATTAAAGAGAAATAAAGTAATATAATCGAGCCAGGACTTTAGAAATAGAGTTCTGGTTTTTTTATGAAAAATTGTCGATTCTCTTAGTGTTCTGTAAACCATGTTCTTTGTGGGAAAAATCTGATATTTCTAATTGGTTAACTCTATGAGTTAAAAACTACTTTTGTTAGATAACTAACTATATTAATTATGCTTAAAGCATCTTTTATCCCTGTTTTTTGTTTTTTATTGTTTTTCTCAAATTTTTATGCGCAGCAAAAAAAAGATTGCGAGGAAATAAAAAAACATATAGATGAACTTTCCTCAGTAGATGAAAAATTAAGTGAATCTCTTATATACTTGCAAAACTCAGACGTAGCGTGTAAATATCATTTATGGAAAAAGAGAGCTCAACTATTTCAAGGTAAATTTCTTTTGGACTCCATT
Coding sequences:
- a CDS encoding GyrI-like domain-containing protein, which encodes MKIIKYLFFLLLIIVIGGAVYITITDGKYQAEESRVIDAPDELLFNTINEYKTWEKWGPWMDDSDDMIMEYASQTSGDGASYSWKSETQGDGSMKTVKAAPFTSIDQKITFITPMGESISNVYWKFEKLEGKKTKVTWGIKGEQSFMEKAFWMTQDSTLSQSIKPMYQKGLEKLDIFVNEKMKEHSVSVDGITEHRGGYYMYSATASPIADISQKMAQMLPAVMAYVRQNNLPQTGMPLTIYNEFNEEQGTAIYSTGIPVRDEVITPADSNIRCDFLPKQKVVKTTLKGDYANLKEAWEAGYKYINDNGLELSETSSAFEVYRVDPGLQPNPAEWITEIYIPIK
- a CDS encoding dihydrofolate reductase, translated to MKLNRIIFFIAISAMLIACKKDPSIQDQINQQETKQEIVEEKFDYNVEQFADIKVLRYQIPGWENLSLKEQKLVYYLTQAGLSGRDIMWDQNYRHNLQIRKALENVYTSYAGDKTSSDWKSFDTYLKRVWFSNGIHHHYSNDKIKPEFTKDYLATLLTETKTELSEDAINIMFNEEDAKKVNQAKGIDNVALSAVNFYGPGVTNKDVESFYSKIKSPDPKKPLSYGLNSQLVKENGELKERVYKSGGLYGAAIDEIIKWLEKAQGVAENEAQGNALTLLIQYYKTGDLKTWDDYNVAWTKATEGNIDYINSFIEVYNDPLGYRGSYETIVQIKDFDMSKKMAVLSENAQWFEDNSPLMDEHKKDSVVGVTYKVVTVAGEAGDASPSTPIGVNLPNANWIRAAVGSKSVSLGNIIGAYNNAGSSGRLKEFVHDDEEYELEKKYGQLGDKLHTALHEVVGHASGQLNPGVGETKETLKNYASTMEEGRADLVGLYYLMDPKLQELGLVEDWEKVGKAAYDGYIRNGLMTQLIRLNLGDDVEEAHMRNRQWVSAWAFEQGEKDNVIEKVTRDGKTYYNINDYTKLREIFGRLLRETQRIKSEGDFKAAEALVEGYGVKVDQAIHAEVLKRNEQFTSAPYSGFVNPVLVPETDENGEITKINVTQPTDFVTQMLEYSKAYGFLPEVN